A region of Fimbriimonadaceae bacterium DNA encodes the following proteins:
- the ycf3 gene encoding Photosystem I assembly protein Ycf3: MTDPATQTVIRAFLLTDIAGSTRMWQESEPLMARAVNRHDAIVAGIVRRFSGHLVRTKGEGDSTFSAYESAQQAVLAAVEIQRALGQEEWVTAKPITTRIGIHLGEAESRAGDYYGNAVNLAARLRAMSNPGQIIVSSVIAAEGPGVGEAELLDLGIHRPKDFDPMHIFQVFAPGLRREFPPLGTATEVPNNLPRAMTSFVGRRRALTEISGRVAKEQVLSLVGPGGCGKTRLMIESARQVSDGFQDGVFFVDISGVNEASQIPQTIAEAIGIRTNGDEAVEELIRKHVRSRKILLLFDNCEQTFEACGKVIRELVDGAADLRVMASSQRRLEIPAESVFSVDTLSTPEPEIEALDELLTYEAIQLFVERAKAKRKDFELRLGNASDVAEICRKLDGIPLAIELAASRVRMMEPADIRMRLHDRFKLLRSTDQGIVPRHETLLSAIQWSYDLLDPQERVIFEDLSIFEGGFSLAAAEAVAGDPSDPTYDPYRVVEFLSRLVDRSLVSQVYTVEGDSRYRILESVRMFGRGRLQETNRLEGPQSRFAEFFVGQAMAADEALTSGGSDAKLGWFRVEQDNLRAAISFLTLSPENREQAARLVIAMTGFWRRDGKLSEAREWLDLVSDVSPELAPLIRARLQNARGTIAREQGDLGLAKTLFVESIAAFKALGDGVMEASARSNLGLALGAEGRHEEARSEYEQAMTVAEQLDDHRLKANILNNLGLIAQRQGRIDEAVRSYERYLEVRKESPDSNSRAEVLLNLGWAYETLDSLDRASQLFQEALDVFKRNGFRANEAVAHYNLANLARRQGSYENAKATLALAEDIFETRGNRESLAMCALQRAHILRDEGDAGSAADAYLRALSLGGTDGFLFVVKRSLEELSLLWLAATRWRPMSLAIGALQALGSEAPEPCRGVPETDTVVVQEGARIPLQALAERLRLA; encoded by the coding sequence ATGACCGATCCAGCTACGCAGACGGTGATCCGCGCTTTCTTGCTTACGGATATTGCCGGGAGCACGAGGATGTGGCAGGAATCGGAGCCCTTGATGGCACGGGCGGTCAACCGCCATGATGCGATCGTTGCTGGCATCGTGCGGCGGTTTAGCGGGCATCTGGTGCGGACAAAGGGAGAAGGAGACAGCACATTTTCCGCTTATGAATCCGCTCAACAGGCGGTCCTCGCGGCAGTCGAGATCCAGCGCGCCCTGGGCCAGGAAGAGTGGGTAACGGCAAAGCCGATTACCACGCGTATCGGGATCCATCTGGGCGAAGCTGAAAGTCGGGCCGGCGACTATTACGGCAATGCCGTCAACCTCGCGGCTCGCTTGAGAGCAATGTCGAACCCCGGTCAAATCATCGTTTCTTCCGTGATCGCTGCCGAAGGGCCAGGTGTAGGTGAGGCCGAGTTGCTCGATTTGGGCATTCATCGCCCCAAAGACTTCGACCCGATGCACATCTTTCAGGTCTTTGCCCCCGGTTTGCGAAGGGAGTTTCCGCCCCTCGGCACCGCAACGGAGGTGCCCAACAACTTGCCCAGGGCGATGACCTCCTTCGTTGGCCGGCGTCGCGCGTTGACGGAGATAAGCGGCCGCGTAGCGAAAGAGCAGGTCCTGTCGCTCGTGGGTCCGGGGGGCTGCGGAAAGACGCGGCTGATGATAGAGTCGGCCCGCCAAGTTTCCGACGGCTTTCAAGACGGCGTCTTCTTTGTCGACATTTCCGGGGTGAACGAAGCCTCACAGATTCCGCAGACCATTGCCGAGGCGATCGGCATCCGCACCAATGGCGATGAGGCCGTTGAGGAACTGATCAGGAAGCACGTCCGCAGCCGAAAGATCCTCTTGCTCTTCGACAATTGCGAGCAGACGTTTGAAGCGTGCGGGAAAGTTATTCGCGAGCTTGTGGACGGTGCGGCAGACCTGCGGGTTATGGCTTCAAGCCAGCGGCGTCTGGAGATTCCCGCCGAGTCAGTTTTCTCGGTAGATACGCTTTCGACCCCGGAGCCGGAAATCGAGGCACTGGACGAGCTGCTGACCTATGAAGCCATACAACTCTTCGTCGAGCGCGCGAAAGCAAAGCGGAAAGACTTTGAACTGAGGCTCGGCAACGCCTCGGACGTGGCGGAAATCTGCCGCAAACTCGACGGCATCCCTTTGGCCATCGAGCTCGCCGCATCCCGCGTTCGAATGATGGAACCGGCGGACATTCGCATGCGGTTGCACGACCGGTTCAAGCTTCTTCGATCCACCGATCAAGGAATCGTTCCCCGTCACGAAACCTTGCTATCGGCGATCCAGTGGTCCTATGATCTGCTCGATCCCCAGGAAAGGGTGATTTTTGAGGATCTCTCAATCTTCGAAGGTGGCTTCTCGCTAGCAGCGGCCGAAGCCGTTGCGGGAGATCCCAGCGACCCCACTTACGACCCGTATCGCGTAGTCGAGTTCTTGTCGCGGTTGGTCGATCGCTCGCTGGTCTCCCAGGTTTACACGGTTGAGGGCGACTCACGGTACCGAATCCTCGAATCCGTGCGAATGTTCGGCCGGGGCCGGCTGCAGGAGACCAATCGATTGGAAGGTCCACAGTCGAGGTTCGCGGAGTTCTTTGTCGGGCAAGCGATGGCGGCGGACGAGGCGCTCACTTCCGGCGGGAGCGACGCAAAGCTTGGTTGGTTTCGCGTCGAGCAGGACAACCTGCGTGCGGCAATCAGCTTTCTGACGCTATCTCCAGAAAACCGGGAGCAGGCGGCACGGCTCGTGATCGCCATGACCGGATTCTGGCGGAGGGATGGCAAGTTGAGCGAGGCTCGCGAATGGCTCGACCTGGTGTCGGACGTCTCACCCGAGCTCGCTCCCTTGATTCGGGCCAGGCTCCAAAACGCGAGAGGAACGATCGCCCGTGAGCAAGGTGACTTGGGCTTAGCCAAAACTTTATTCGTAGAGTCGATTGCCGCTTTCAAGGCACTTGGCGACGGTGTGATGGAAGCTTCCGCTCGTAGCAACCTTGGACTCGCATTGGGAGCGGAGGGCCGTCATGAGGAGGCTCGATCGGAGTATGAGCAGGCGATGACGGTTGCCGAGCAGCTCGATGATCATCGTTTGAAGGCCAACATCCTGAACAACTTGGGGCTGATCGCTCAGCGACAAGGGAGGATCGACGAGGCGGTGAGGAGTTACGAGCGATATCTGGAAGTTCGAAAGGAATCTCCTGATTCCAACAGCCGAGCGGAAGTGCTGCTGAATCTGGGCTGGGCCTACGAGACATTGGACAGCCTGGACCGCGCCAGCCAGCTCTTCCAGGAGGCTCTGGACGTTTTCAAGCGAAACGGTTTTCGCGCCAACGAGGCGGTTGCGCACTACAATCTTGCCAACCTTGCGCGGCGACAAGGAAGCTACGAGAACGCAAAGGCGACGCTGGCCCTCGCCGAGGACATTTTTGAAACGAGGGGCAATCGCGAAAGCCTTGCCATGTGCGCCCTCCAGCGCGCTCACATCTTAAGGGATGAAGGGGATGCGGGGTCGGCAGCCGACGCCTATTTACGAGCCCTATCTTTGGGTGGTACGGATGGATTTCTGTTCGTGGTCAAGCGGAGCTTGGAGGAGTTGAGCCTGCTATGGCTTGCGGCCACGCGTTGGAGGCCGATGAGTCTGGCTATCGGCGCCCTCCAGGCATTGGGCAGCGAGGCGCCCGAACCTTGCCGTGGCGTGCCCGAGACGGATACCGTTGTGGTGCAAGAAGGCGCCCGCATCCCGCTTCAGGCCCTTGCCGAGCGGCTGCGTTTGGCGTAG
- the pepT gene encoding Peptidase T: MINESRLIDLFLQLCRINAPALEERESVAWTKAYLTNLGLEVEEDRAGEKIGGNANNLIATLRGNKPGAPRIYLSAHFDTVEPTAGLKIEERDGTFYSDGSTILGADDKAGMAPAIEAVHALIETGEPHGDVVLLLSVAEEIGLKGAEALDIQDLNLDFGYVLDTGPPVGSFVTRTATHDKLDITIYGRPAHAGKDPEKGINAIKVAADAIANMKVGRIGPETTSNLGIISGGTAVNVVCPEVRIRAEARSTSIAELDAQVDHMIAEFERAASAWGTTVKIDHDRHYVSYQIPDDAPVVQVAQRAARALGFDPALRTTLGGSDANVYNEKGVPSIVVATGMDKIHTHEEYVSRKDLVDTAKLAYQLIVEAAR; encoded by the coding sequence ATGATCAACGAGTCCCGGCTCATCGACCTCTTCCTGCAGCTTTGCCGGATCAATGCACCAGCCCTGGAAGAGCGGGAATCCGTAGCCTGGACCAAGGCGTATCTCACGAACCTGGGCCTCGAGGTTGAAGAAGACCGGGCCGGCGAGAAGATCGGCGGCAACGCCAATAACCTCATCGCCACCCTGCGAGGCAACAAGCCGGGCGCGCCCCGCATCTACCTTTCCGCCCACTTCGACACCGTCGAGCCAACCGCCGGGCTCAAGATCGAAGAGCGGGACGGCACCTTCTACTCCGATGGGTCCACCATTCTCGGCGCCGATGACAAGGCGGGGATGGCGCCCGCCATCGAAGCCGTCCATGCCCTCATCGAGACCGGCGAGCCGCACGGCGACGTCGTCCTTCTCCTCAGCGTTGCCGAGGAGATTGGCCTCAAAGGCGCCGAAGCCCTCGACATCCAAGATCTGAATCTCGATTTCGGCTATGTGCTCGACACCGGTCCCCCCGTCGGATCGTTCGTAACCCGAACGGCCACCCACGACAAGCTGGACATCACGATCTATGGCAGACCTGCCCATGCCGGAAAGGACCCCGAAAAGGGCATCAACGCGATCAAGGTGGCCGCCGATGCGATCGCCAATATGAAGGTTGGCCGGATCGGTCCGGAAACCACGTCCAATCTGGGCATCATCTCCGGCGGTACGGCCGTGAATGTGGTCTGCCCAGAGGTTCGCATCCGGGCCGAGGCCCGCAGCACCAGCATCGCCGAGCTCGACGCCCAAGTCGACCACATGATCGCCGAATTCGAGCGTGCCGCATCCGCGTGGGGGACGACGGTCAAGATCGACCACGACCGGCACTACGTCAGCTACCAAATCCCCGATGACGCACCCGTCGTGCAGGTGGCGCAGCGGGCTGCTCGTGCCCTCGGCTTCGATCCGGCGCTTCGAACGACCCTGGGTGGAAGCGACGCCAACGTGTACAACGAAAAAGGGGTGCCCAGCATTGTTGTCGCCACCGGCATGGACAAGATCCACACCCATGAGGAGTACGTGTCCCGAAAGGACCTCGTCGATACGGCAAAGCTGGCCTACCAGCTCATCGTCGAAGCCGCACGCTGA
- the bamA gene encoding Outer membrane protein assembly factor BamA: MIRTITLFLGLLCLFSAATAQTSTASVVKEIIIEGNKAVLREAILGVMQTKEGKPFEQVQLAQDKSLIEQMGYFKAVDVTARPLTEAEWQIVVRVEEYPVVREIRVTGNTVVPTADILKIVTQPVGEVLNKRNLDTTRKALIDLYLARHYLADIERFEPMADSPSTLDLVIVEKTVNTINFRGLVKTKERTMRRLMKSKPGKPFNIKDFQSDMLALYDTQWFEKIDEPIETQVADDIGRFDYLINVKEASTRTFNVGLQLDPRNRLAGLIRVGDNNFNGTGQVGSIGYVQPTGGGGPSVDFTYSIPWIDNRDTSVTFSLYSRLQSNFGGTGFGDFDSPIGSERFDERRTGGFVSFSRPIGRNNSATIGIRSEEVKTVEIQNIGAENFIQQDGNVTVAEFALTRDTRNSRTEPTEGQVYRVSVEPGFSNIRKIGGGVAGNTDLLGRNTFVRSSVEYKHYWSRKRKDENALLPNLNKPVIAFRAVYGIITGKPPFFEQFFAGGSETVRGYPEQRFWGKQTFLSTLELRIPIQKSFFAAVFADYGGAWGGYGSLRDFTQTSSFRLHAGYGIGIGFRTPLGPIRIDFAFDEKGKNRTHFLIGSSF, encoded by the coding sequence TTGATCAGGACGATAACGCTTTTTCTCGGGCTTTTGTGCCTATTCAGCGCAGCAACCGCGCAAACCTCGACTGCTTCGGTGGTCAAGGAAATCATCATCGAAGGCAACAAAGCTGTGCTTCGAGAGGCGATCCTCGGCGTCATGCAGACCAAAGAAGGCAAGCCCTTCGAGCAGGTCCAGCTGGCCCAGGATAAGTCGCTGATCGAGCAAATGGGCTACTTCAAGGCGGTCGATGTGACAGCGCGTCCGTTGACCGAAGCGGAGTGGCAGATCGTGGTGCGCGTGGAGGAGTATCCCGTCGTTCGCGAGATTCGCGTAACCGGCAACACCGTCGTGCCGACCGCCGACATCCTCAAGATCGTCACCCAGCCAGTCGGCGAGGTCTTGAACAAACGCAATCTCGACACGACCCGCAAAGCCCTGATCGACCTCTATCTTGCCCGGCACTACCTGGCCGATATCGAGCGGTTTGAGCCCATGGCGGACTCGCCCAGCACCCTCGATCTCGTGATCGTGGAGAAAACCGTCAACACCATCAACTTCCGCGGCCTGGTCAAAACCAAGGAACGCACGATGCGGCGGCTTATGAAATCCAAGCCCGGCAAGCCCTTCAATATCAAGGACTTTCAGTCCGATATGCTCGCCCTCTACGACACCCAGTGGTTCGAGAAGATCGACGAGCCGATCGAGACGCAGGTTGCCGACGACATCGGAAGGTTCGACTACCTTATCAACGTCAAAGAGGCTTCCACACGGACTTTCAACGTGGGCTTGCAGCTCGACCCCCGCAACCGGCTGGCCGGTTTGATCAGGGTTGGCGACAACAACTTCAACGGAACGGGCCAGGTCGGTTCCATCGGCTATGTGCAGCCGACGGGCGGAGGCGGTCCTAGCGTCGACTTCACCTACTCGATACCCTGGATCGACAACCGCGACACCTCGGTCACCTTCAGCCTGTACTCCCGGCTGCAAAGCAACTTTGGCGGCACCGGCTTCGGCGACTTCGATTCGCCGATCGGCTCAGAGCGATTCGATGAGCGCCGTACCGGCGGGTTCGTAAGCTTCTCGCGACCGATCGGGCGAAACAACTCCGCGACCATCGGTATCCGCAGCGAAGAGGTTAAAACCGTCGAGATCCAAAACATCGGCGCCGAGAACTTCATTCAGCAGGACGGCAATGTGACCGTGGCTGAGTTTGCCCTGACCCGCGATACCCGAAACAGCCGAACGGAACCGACCGAGGGACAGGTTTACCGCGTCTCGGTCGAACCGGGATTCAGCAACATCCGCAAAATCGGCGGAGGCGTGGCCGGCAATACCGACCTGCTCGGCCGCAACACGTTTGTAAGATCGTCAGTGGAATACAAGCACTACTGGTCTCGCAAGCGAAAGGACGAGAACGCCTTGCTCCCGAACTTGAACAAGCCCGTCATCGCCTTCCGGGCGGTCTACGGCATCATCACGGGCAAACCGCCGTTCTTCGAGCAGTTCTTTGCGGGCGGTTCGGAAACTGTCCGCGGGTATCCCGAACAGCGATTCTGGGGCAAACAAACGTTCCTTAGCACCCTCGAGCTCCGAATTCCCATCCAGAAGTCGTTCTTTGCAGCGGTCTTCGCCGACTACGGCGGCGCGTGGGGCGGTTACGGCAGCCTGCGCGACTTCACCCAGACCAGCTCCTTCCGACTCCATGCCGGGTATGGCATCGGTATCGGTTTCCGTACTCCTTTGGGACCGATCCGAATCGATTTCGCGTTCGATGAAAAGGGTAAGAACCGCACGCACTTCTTGATCGGAAGCAGCTTCTAA
- the lpxD gene encoding UDP-3-O-acylglucosamine N-acyltransferase, whose amino-acid sequence MATHVSGWTLAQLAQLLGGTVVGDETVRISRPVPAGFDDPDGITFAESDKYLDLIRASRVGAAIVKADVSLDIPRIVHHSPRTAFGMLLALARRDPPVTGGIHPNAVVCTGATVDPSASIGAFAYVEAGATIGARSRVYPFAFIGEDCVLGEDVTVYPHAVLVQSVKVGDGTIIHPGAILGADGFGFHWDGHRRQKVPQVGGLRLGDDVEIGANTCIDRATCGDSVIEQGVKIDNLVQIGHNGHVKEHTVIAGHSGISGSVTIGRRTVVGGQVAIADHVEIADDVMLAGRSGVMSNLDRSGEYFGTPPVPVREGLRALALQRRLPELFERLKELEAEVSAWRDRSNSND is encoded by the coding sequence ATGGCGACGCACGTATCAGGTTGGACCCTAGCTCAACTGGCTCAGCTCCTTGGCGGGACGGTCGTCGGTGACGAGACGGTCCGTATCAGCCGGCCCGTGCCGGCCGGATTCGACGATCCCGACGGAATCACCTTTGCAGAGAGCGACAAATACCTGGACCTCATCCGGGCCAGCCGCGTGGGTGCAGCCATCGTCAAGGCAGATGTCAGCCTCGACATCCCAAGGATCGTCCATCACTCCCCGCGAACCGCATTCGGCATGCTGCTGGCGCTCGCTCGCCGCGATCCGCCCGTAACCGGGGGCATTCATCCGAACGCAGTTGTTTGCACCGGGGCCACCGTTGATCCCAGCGCGTCGATCGGCGCTTTCGCCTATGTGGAGGCCGGCGCGACCATCGGAGCGCGGTCCCGTGTCTATCCGTTTGCGTTCATCGGAGAGGATTGCGTGCTAGGCGAGGACGTGACCGTCTACCCGCACGCTGTGCTCGTCCAATCGGTAAAGGTCGGCGACGGAACGATCATCCACCCCGGAGCAATCCTGGGCGCAGACGGGTTCGGCTTCCATTGGGATGGGCACCGCCGCCAGAAGGTGCCGCAAGTCGGCGGCTTGCGCCTTGGCGACGATGTCGAAATCGGCGCCAATACCTGTATCGATCGTGCGACCTGCGGCGACAGCGTGATCGAACAGGGAGTCAAGATCGACAATCTTGTCCAGATCGGGCACAACGGCCATGTCAAAGAGCACACCGTGATCGCCGGTCACTCCGGAATCAGCGGGAGCGTCACCATTGGCAGGCGGACGGTCGTCGGTGGCCAGGTGGCGATTGCCGACCACGTCGAGATTGCCGACGATGTCATGCTTGCGGGCCGGTCGGGAGTCATGAGCAACTTGGATCGGTCCGGCGAGTACTTCGGTACTCCCCCGGTTCCAGTCCGAGAGGGCCTGCGGGCACTTGCCTTGCAACGACGACTTCCAGAGCTGTTTGAGCGTCTGAAAGAGCTAGAGGCCGAGGTGTCAGCATGGCGGGACCGATCCAATTCGAACGACTGA